One Chlorobaculum limnaeum genomic window carries:
- a CDS encoding glycosyltransferase, protein MIFYQLFILGSLLVFLGIVLKNLGDLPRLPAGPGDGAFAPKVSLLVPARNEELNIEACVASLLEQRYPDFEVIVLDDHSSDGTLDVLRRIAATPSGAKLRIIEGRPLPAGWHGKAWACQQLGEAASGKLLLFTDADTCHQSDALPRAVEAMQRSGAGMLSLTPAQQMESFWEKLIVPLVYHILFSYLPIAMVSKSPSPAFCYAIGQFILFRREAYERIGGHRSVCNNIVEDVWLCKAVKRSGGKVTAFDGTDAVSCRMYQGFGEVWQGFSKNLFAGLGNNVVGLFALMALVALLYLAPYGFLAISVLHGDRSLTLFWLPLVQIAVALLIRLIIAAKFRQPLWPVALHLFSQAMLLLIAANSFRLSVFGKGPEWKGRNYPLSGQSL, encoded by the coding sequence GTGATCTTCTACCAGCTCTTCATTCTCGGTTCGCTGCTGGTTTTTCTTGGCATCGTGCTGAAAAACCTCGGCGATCTGCCGCGACTTCCTGCCGGGCCGGGTGACGGCGCGTTCGCGCCGAAGGTGTCGCTGCTGGTGCCTGCGCGGAACGAGGAGCTGAACATCGAGGCGTGTGTCGCTTCGCTTCTCGAACAGCGTTATCCCGATTTCGAGGTGATCGTGCTCGACGACCACTCCAGCGACGGCACACTCGACGTGCTCCGCCGGATCGCCGCCACGCCCTCCGGCGCGAAGCTGCGCATCATCGAAGGCCGTCCGCTGCCCGCCGGATGGCATGGCAAGGCGTGGGCCTGCCAGCAGCTTGGCGAAGCAGCCTCGGGCAAGCTGCTGCTCTTCACCGACGCCGACACGTGCCACCAGTCCGACGCGCTGCCGAGGGCGGTCGAGGCGATGCAGCGAAGCGGGGCGGGGATGCTCTCGCTCACTCCGGCGCAACAGATGGAGAGCTTCTGGGAGAAGCTGATCGTGCCGCTGGTCTATCACATCCTTTTCAGCTACCTGCCCATCGCAATGGTCTCGAAAAGCCCCTCTCCGGCTTTCTGCTACGCCATTGGCCAGTTCATCCTGTTTCGGCGCGAGGCGTACGAGCGGATCGGTGGGCACCGGTCGGTCTGCAACAACATCGTCGAGGATGTCTGGCTCTGCAAGGCGGTCAAGCGTTCGGGCGGCAAGGTGACGGCTTTCGACGGAACCGATGCGGTGAGTTGCCGCATGTACCAGGGCTTTGGCGAGGTGTGGCAGGGTTTCTCGAAGAATCTCTTCGCCGGACTCGGCAACAACGTCGTCGGTCTCTTCGCCCTGATGGCGCTGGTCGCGCTCCTCTACCTCGCGCCGTACGGTTTCCTCGCCATCTCGGTGCTCCATGGTGACCGCTCCCTCACCTTGTTCTGGCTGCCGCTGGTGCAGATCGCGGTGGCGCTTCTCATCCGCCTCATCATCGCCGCGAAGTTCCGTCAGCCGTTGTGGCCCGTGGCGTTGCATCTCTTTTCGCAGGCGATGCTCCTCCTGATCGCCGCAAACTCTTTCCGCCTGAGCGTTTTCGG